Within the Naumovozyma castellii chromosome 1, complete genome genome, the region TTGGCAATATTTAAAGGTATCTTTACTTCTGGTTCTTGGAAAAAGTTCATCGAAACGGAAGAATGCTTGTAACGATGTCCCTTACGGAATGAAGCCCTAGATGCTGATGAAGGTGGAGTTTGTTGATGAGATAGATGTCTTTGAGGATTCAAGGTAGCGGGACTAAAGTCAAAGGGTGAATCTAAAATAAGTGACGACCTCTTTGAAGTTGTTGATAACATCTCTGGTGATGCAGATCTATCAGGAGACTTGGATCTTGTCATTGTTGGCGGCGGCAAGTTTGTTCCTGGCACATATTTTAGAGAGTGTCTTCTACCTTCACTCCTAGAAGCTTGCGGTTGTGGAGTAACTATCGAAGGTTTAGGAGATTCTAATTGTGGATTAAGTGTAGTATTTTCTCCAAAGCTAAAAGATGGATTGTAAATTAAACTTGAACTGGAATTATTACCATCTGCAGCAGAATAAAAGGCGGAAGTAGGTCTAGATTTTGCCTTTGGTGAAGCAAAAAAGGGACGAGGTTGCACAAACGGTGTCGTATTTCGACTGTTCATTTGTATATCTCCATAGGTAGACAATCTGTTGTTATTGTTCTTGGAAGGTGTTTCCTTCAATTGCTCGTTAGTCGTCGGCGAGTCTTCCTCCTGGATAGAGTTCATTTGAGGAGATGATAGGAACCTTGGATCATTACTTCCTTCCATGGCGAAATATACTGATAGTGCCTGCTGGACCAAAGTAGATGTGGGTCTATTAATGCTTGTATCGATGGGTGAAAAGTTGACTTGTAAATGAAAACCATCGTTGCGCGCATAAGAATGTAAGGTATTTATCCTTTACCCTCATGGTCATAGACAACATACGtacaattggaaagaaactAGAAGGTATTTAAATCTCATCTCACATACACATGCCGTCTTTACCCAAGGGACTAATAGATCTGCTTTCGAAGGGTGTTCCGGAGACTATTTTCAAGTACAAGAAAccattcattattaaattcgGTTCGGTTTCTCTGTCGTTAGTGTTCCTTACATATGGGCTAACCTTTGCAGATACCTCATTGAACACAGCAAACTCATACTATAATGGTGCCACTGACAAGGAGAAGAACGATTGGAAGTTCTTGCTGAAGATTTATAGTCCGATATCGCTGGCGATCTTACCATTGACATTGTCGATGGGATCCTTATATCTCTCCTCCAGGGTTGTATCGAAGATTACTTATATTCCTAAGTTACAAGGAACACCAGAATGTGAATTTGTAAGAAGCTCCATGTTTCTTGGGAGACAAATAAGGCTACGTGCACCACTGGGACAGATTAGTAAGAGTCAGACTTCTAGGATATTTACCGGGGTTGGACCTCAAGGTATTGACGATAAGTCTACGTTTATCTTTTTCCTTATTGACCGTAACCCCAAGTTGAAGACGTTTTGGAATAAGTTCTATATACTTTCCAGATCAGGTTCAGTTTGGAACTCTGATGGTAGAATCATCGATTCGTTGTTTGGTGACGCTAAAGGTGACACTGAAGGTTTACTAATGAGAAAGATACATACACCCGAACAAGTAGCAAAAGTTAAAGTTTTAGATGAGTTAATAAAATCAAGCAGTACTAAGAAGAACAAGTTTCATTCTGGCATGAATAGATCTGATATCATAAAGAATATCGTGAAGAACAAATGAGTAATCGAACGCTCACTGCAGcatgtaaataatattttttaattgcAAATACtataaacaatatattcataGAATGCCAATCAATCTTAAAATGTAGTCGAAGAATAAAGCATACGAGAAGTATAATCCCGTTTGAATGTTTCCTGTAAAGGCTCTCCAGCAATCCTTTGGTGAATCTAGATTTACATTCTTAATCATGCTGAATACTCTGTATGCAAATATGGAAAGACCACCAATGAAACCAGGACCTAGCATAACACCACTACTAGCAGCAGCCCAAGTCAGCAATCCAAATTGTGTAGTTGCCAAGGCATAACTAATTTTCTTGGTATTCGATCCCCATGCTAATGCGGTTGATTTTATTCCAGCTTTAATGTCAAATGCTTTATCTTGGTGTGCATATATGGTATCATAAATCATACACCACAAGAAGCTTCCACAGTATAATGGAATCATAGTGGACCAATCTAGAACCCCCATTGCTGGAAATCCCAACATAGCCCCCCAATTAAAACACGCACTCAATGCAGCCTGTGGATAATAAGTAAATCTCTTAAATAAGGGATATGTGAATACAATGGGTAAAGAAGCTAGGCCCAGCCACCAACATTGAGCAGGTAAAAGACTTAGAATCCCCATTCCAACCGCGGTTTGACCAGCAAGAAACACGGATGCTTGTTTGGGAGTGATTCTGCCTGAGGCTATAGGTCTCTGGACAGATCTAATTACTTTATCATCTAAATTCCTGTCAAAGAGATCGTTAATGGTACATCCGGCTCCTCTCATTATAACAGCTCCCACGCCAAATATACCTAACATTCCTACAGTAGAGAGTAAAGGGGCAGACGTTTGCATTGCTGCAATCAGGATCGCCCAAGAACATGGTAGATACAATAACCATGTCCCTACAGGCTTTTCCAACCGCATCAACTCTGCGTAGGGGATTAACCGTGTGGGTAATTTAGAAACTAGAGGCCCCAGACCCTttattctttccaattgtgATTGCTTCAACTCCTCAGTAGTAAATGGAGTGGTATTCTCATTGATAACCTTTGTACTTTGATACCTTGACGTCTGTGCCCTTTGAATGAGGAGCGGCTTCCATAATAGCTTCCTGGTTAAAGGTGCAATTGCACTGAAGTTCGAGAGGTTTCTCGAGGGAAAGGACAACCGTAACATGGCACTTCTCCTTGCTATTCAACTTCAATGGCTCTTTTCATGAAGATGATCTATACGCAACGTACGTTTGCAGtcctttaagaaatatgtCAATGGAAAATCGAAATTAAACGATGCTTCCGATAGATCCCAATTGGACACACAAGACACAACCTGTATAAAAGGACAAAACccattgttgaagaaaagcAACATCCATCAGTTGAACATTGAAACAGAGCACCACTATTACCAGTTAAAAATGTCGATACATGTCGCTTCTGTAACAGCACCAGTTAATATAGCTACTTTAAAATATTGGGGAAAAAGAGATAAACAATTGAATCTACCAACGAACTCATCCATCTCAGTTACTCTCTCTCAGGATGACTTAAGAGCATTAACATCCGTTGCTGCCAGCCCAACATTTACCGCTGATAGATTATGGTTAAATGGCAAAGAGGAAGCCACCGTAAGTAATGAAAGAACACAAGCATGTCTCTCTGAATTACGTAAATTAAGACAAGAATTGGAAGGTAAAGACACGAAGCTACCGAAATTGTCACAATGGAACTTGCATATTGTTTCAGAGAATAATTTCCCAACTGCCGCTGGTTTGGCATCCTCTGCCGCTGGTTTTGCAGCTTTGGTAGCCGCTATTGCTAAGTTGTACAAATTGGAACAATCTATGTCTGACTTGTCGAGGATTGCAAGACAAGGTTCTGGTTCTGCTTGTAGATCATTATTTGGTGGGTTTGTTGCATGGGAAATGGGAGAAAAGCAAGACGGATCTGATTCTCAAGCTGTACAAGTATCCACTTTGGATCAATGGCCCAATATGAAGGCTGCCATTCTTGTTGTTAGTCAAGCGAAGAAAGATACGTCCTCTACCACGGGGATGCAATTGACCGTTAAGACGTCAGATTTGTTCAAAGAACGTGTTGCTCATGTAGTGCCCAAGAGATTCATTGAAATGAAAGGTGCCATTAATGCTAAGgattttgagaaatttgCGGAATTGACCATGAAAGATTCTAATTCGTTCCATGCTACTTGCTTGGATTCATTCCCGCCAATATTTTACATGAATGATACTTCGAAGAAGATCATAAAATTATGTCATTTAATCAACGAATTTTACAAGGAGACCATTGTTGCTTACACATTTGATGCTGGTCCA harbors:
- the MVD1 gene encoding diphosphomevalonate decarboxylase MVD1 (ancestral locus Anc_6.362), with the translated sequence MSIHVASVTAPVNIATLKYWGKRDKQLNLPTNSSISVTLSQDDLRALTSVAASPTFTADRLWLNGKEEATVSNERTQACLSELRKLRQELEGKDTKLPKLSQWNLHIVSENNFPTAAGLASSAAGFAALVAAIAKLYKLEQSMSDLSRIARQGSGSACRSLFGGFVAWEMGEKQDGSDSQAVQVSTLDQWPNMKAAILVVSQAKKDTSSTTGMQLTVKTSDLFKERVAHVVPKRFIEMKGAINAKDFEKFAELTMKDSNSFHATCLDSFPPIFYMNDTSKKIIKLCHLINEFYKETIVAYTFDAGPNAVLYYLEENEGKLFAFVYHLFNKVEGWEKKYSQDQLNQFSSLFEDDIVPILKNSLDEEIYKGISRIILTKVGPGPQSTNECLIEESTGLPKSM
- the MRX15 gene encoding Mrx15p (ancestral locus Anc_6.360), yielding MPSLPKGLIDLLSKGVPETIFKYKKPFIIKFGSVSLSLVFLTYGLTFADTSLNTANSYYNGATDKEKNDWKFLLKIYSPISLAILPLTLSMGSLYLSSRVVSKITYIPKLQGTPECEFVRSSMFLGRQIRLRAPLGQISKSQTSRIFTGVGPQGIDDKSTFIFFLIDRNPKLKTFWNKFYILSRSGSVWNSDGRIIDSLFGDAKGDTEGLLMRKIHTPEQVAKVKVLDELIKSSSTKKNKFHSGMNRSDIIKNIVKNK
- the COQ2 gene encoding 4-hydroxybenzoate octaprenyltransferase (ancestral locus Anc_6.361), whose product is MLRLSFPSRNLSNFSAIAPLTRKLLWKPLLIQRAQTSRYQSTKVINENTTPFTTEELKQSQLERIKGLGPLVSKLPTRLIPYAELMRLEKPVGTWLLYLPCSWAILIAAMQTSAPLLSTVGMLGIFGVGAVIMRGAGCTINDLFDRNLDDKVIRSVQRPIASGRITPKQASVFLAGQTAVGMGILSLLPAQCWWLGLASLPIVFTYPLFKRFTYYPQAALSACFNWGAMLGFPAMGVLDWSTMIPLYCGSFLWCMIYDTIYAHQDKAFDIKAGIKSTALAWGSNTKKISYALATTQFGLLTWAAASSGVMLGPGFIGGLSIFAYRVFSMIKNVNLDSPKDCWRAFTGNIQTGLYFSYALFFDYILRLIGIL